The Sorex araneus isolate mSorAra2 chromosome 5, mSorAra2.pri, whole genome shotgun sequence genome has a segment encoding these proteins:
- the AFP gene encoding alpha-fetoprotein, which yields MKWVVSIFLIFLLSFTESRTMHKNAYGIASILDSSQCSTEANLVDLATIAFAQFIHEAAYPEVRKMVKDVLTVIEKPLGSDQPVGCLDDQLSAFLDEICHEKEIVGKYKLSDCCNQNGKERHSCLLARKKAASDFVSPFQLPEPVSSCKAHEENRETFMNRFIYDIARRHPFLYAPTILSLAARFDKIIPTCCQAENAVECFQTKGAPLTKELRESNLLNQHVCSVLRKFGSPTFPAIIAAKLSQKFPKANFSEIEKLVLDVAHVHEECCRGNVLECLQDGGKIMSYICSQQDFLSSKMQECCKLPILELGQCIIHAENDEKPGDLSPSLGRFVDARDFSKLPSKEKDISMARFIYEYSRRHSELSTSAILRSAEEFQKLLENCSQSENPLECQDKGEIEMEKHTQESRAFAKRSCGTFRKLGNYYLQNTFLVAYTKKAPQMPAPELMVFTREMARAAAACCQLSEDKQLACGEGAADLIIGHLCIRHEEAPINAHVGHCCSSSYANRRPCFSNLVMDEAYVPPPFSADKFIFHTDLCQAQGVALQTKKQEFLINLVKQKPQITEEQLEAVTADFSALLEKCCRSEKQDVCFAEEGPKLISKTRAALGA from the exons agcTACTATAGCTTTTGCTCAGTTTATTCATGAAGCTGCTTACCCAGAAGTAAGAAAAATGGTGAAAGATGTACTGACTGTCATTGAGAAACCTCTAGGCAGTGATCAGCCTGTGGGGTGTCTAGATGATCAG CTCTCTGCCTTTCTGGATGAAATTTGCCATGAGAAAGAAATTGTTGGAAAATACAAACTTTCAGACTGCTGCaaccaaaatggaaaagaaagacaTAGCTGTTTACTGGCACGCAAAAAGGCTGCTTCAGATTTTGTCTCACCTTTCCAACTTCCGGAGCCTGTCTCGAGTTGtaaggcacatgaagaaaataGAGAGACGTTCATGAATCG attcatCTATGACATAGCAAGAAGACATCCCTTTCTGTATGCACCTACAATTCTTTCTTTGGCTGCTCGTTTCGACAAAATAATCCCAACTTGCTGCCAAGCTGAAAATGCAGTTGAATGTTTCCAAACGAag GGAGCACCACTTACAAAAGAATTAAGAGAAAGTAACTTGTTGAATCAACACGTGTGTTCAGTATTGAGAAAATTTGGATCTCCAACCTTCCCAGCCAT AATTGCTGCTAAATTGAGTCAAAAGTTTCCCAAAGCTAATTTTTCTGAAATTGAAAAACTGGTCCTGGATGTGGCTCATGTCCATGAAGAATGCTGCAGAGGAAATGTGCTGGAGTGTCTACAGGATGGG gGGAAAATTATGTCCTACATTTGTTCTCAACAAGATTTTCTGTCAAGTAAAATGCAAGAATGCTGCAAGTTGCCCATACTTGAACTTGGTCAATGCATAATTCATGCAGAAAATGATGAGAAACCTGGAGATTTATCTCCAAGTCTTGGTAGATTTGTAGATGCTAGAGATTTCAGCAAGCTTCCTTCAAAGGAAAAAGACATCTCTATGGCAAG atttatttatgaatattcaAGAAGACATAGTGAACTTAGTACCTCAGCGATTCTAAGAAGTGCTGAAGAATTCCAGAAGTTACTGGAGAACTGTTCTCAATCTGAAAATCCTCTTGAATGCCAGGATAAAGGG GAAATAGAGATGGAGAAACATACTCAGGAGAGCCGAGCATTTGCCAAGAGAAGCTGTGGCACCTTCCGGAAATTGGGAAACTACTACTTACAGAATAC ATTTCTTGTCGCTTACACCAAGAAAGCCCCTCAGATGCCCGCCCCTGAGCTGATGGTGTTCACCAGGGAGATGGCGCGGGCAGCAGCTGCTTGTTGCCAACTTAGTGAGGACAAACAGTTGGCCTGTGGTGAGGGAGCG GCTGACCTTATTATTGGACACTTATGTATCAGGCATGAAGAAGCTCCAATAAACGCTCACGTTGGCCATTGTTGCTCTTCTTCATATGCGAACAGGAGGCCATGCTTTAGCAACTTGGTGATGGATGAAGCCTATGTCCCGCCACCATTCTCTGCCGACAAGTTCATCTTCCATACGGATCTGTGCCAAGCTCAGGGGGTAGCACTGCAAACGAAGAAGCAAGA ATTTCTCATTAACCTTGTGAAGCAAAAGCCACAAATAACAGAGGAACAACTGGAGGCCGTGACTGCAGATTTTTCAGCCTTGTTGGAAAAATGCTGTCGGAGTGAAAAGCAAGACGTCTGCTTTGCAGAAGAG GGTCCAAAACTTATTTCAAAAACTCGTGCTGCATTGGGAGCCTAA